A stretch of DNA from Erwinia aphidicola:
CGTTTGCAAAATGCGGTGGCAACCGAGAACTACCGCTGTCTGACGGGGCAGACTGGGCAGATCAACGCCGCGTGGATTGCGGTGCGCCGTCGCCTGCTGGAAGAAGCGGCCACCTGGGGACAGAACCCGGCACTTCTGCAACAGATCCAGCGCTGCGCCAGACAGCTTGATGCGGTAGTGGCACCGCTGCACCGCGAAAAGCACCCGATTATTCTCGCGCCGTTACACTCCGTCTCCGATGTGCTGGCCGCGATGGTGGGCGCCAGCGTGACGCCGGGGAGAGCCAGCGTGGTCGTCTCCGCCAGTGCGGCGCGCTATAACCGCCACACGCGGGCGCTGGGTGGGATCCAGCTCTCCTACTGCTCTATTCATCAGCAGAATAAGGCGCTGGCTGGCGATCTGATGTCGCTGCTGAACGACGTCATCGATGGTCAGCAGAATATGATCATTTTCCCGGATATTACTCCGGACTATACCCTGCAGGCAGAGGGCGCGCTGGCGGCTAAGCTGCCCTGCCGTCTGTTTGGACGCGCGGCAAAGTTACACAACGGCGTGGTACGCCTATCTGCTGCCATCTCCGCACAGGTGGTTTTTTATCATCTCTATTACGATCGCGGCCTGCATATCCATATTCATGCCCCCGTGGCGGCTAAAGCGGTGCCCGGCGCCCTGCCTGGCATTATCGAACAGACGCTGCGAACCCGTCCCCAGGACTGGTTGCTCTGGCACAACCACTCTCTCTATTTTATTAATCACTGAACATCATGATGAAAACGACGATCCCCGATGTTATTTTTCAGGAAGAGACCAACGAGTGCGGTCTCGCCTGTGTGGCGATGCTGGCACAAACCCAGGGGCACCGCGTCTCTCTGGAAACCCTGCGCGAGCTGTTTCCGGCTTCCGATCACGGCACCTCACTTGATGCACTGATGAAGATGATGGCCCGCCTGGGCGTGGCCACTACGCCGGTCCTGTTTGAGCATGCTGAGCTGCGGGATCTGCCGCTACCGGCCATTTTGCACTACGGTGCCAGCCACTTTGTGCTGCTGGCTTACCGCAAAGGCAATCACGCCTGCGTGATGAATCCGGCGATAGGAGAGCAGTGGCTGCCGCTGGCGGCGCTGAAGCAGGAGATCAGCGGCTATGCCCTGATTGTCGATCCCGACACGCATCTGACCGCTCAGATCGCTGAACCCCCGCAGAGCAAAACGCCGCGCGCGCCGCGTGCTATGAGCCTGAAAGAGACCGCCGCCGTACCGGGGATCTACCGGCTGATGATGCTGACTTTTCTGGTGTCGCTTAGCCTGTTTCTGATGCCAACGATGGTGAGCAACGCGATTAACCAGGCCTTCTCCAGTACCGGGAGCGACACCTTCCCCTACGGGGCATTTATCGTGGCGTTTATTGTCTCCACGCTGATGGCAATGGGTGTCAGGATCGTCAGCGAAAGGTTTATCAAACGCTTCGTGCTGATCAACAGCAGCCTCGGCTTTTCGCGTCTGCTGAACAACCCGCTGCGCTTTTTTGAAAAGCGCGCGCCGGGGGAGATTTTCAGCCGTTTCACCGCCTGGCAGTCGGGAATGCTACAAAAGATCGAGCTCGACAACAGTCTGCGCTCCGACTGGGTGATCGCCGTCATCTCCCTTGCCATCATGTTCTGGATCGCCCCCCTGCTGGCGGCCATCTCTGCCGTCGGCGTGACGGTCATGGGCCTGATCAGCATCTGGGCGGTGATCCGCGATCGCTGGTACACCCAGCAGCTACAGCTGAAGGGTGCGGCACTGAACGATTTCTTTATGGAGACGTTACAGGGCGTTCTGACGGTCAAAACCGCCGGGCTGGAGAGCCAGCGCCAGATCGCCTTCGCTGCCTATAGCCGCGATCTGTTCTCCTGCCTGCAGCGGCAAAAAATCTATCAGCAGGTAAAAGAGGGGCTTTACCAGCTGACGGGCAGCATAGAGATGGTGATTTTTATGCTGCTGGTGCTGCCCATGGTCCACAGCAAGCTGATCTCGCTGGGCGATTTTTTTGCCTACAGCTTTCTGCGCCAGATCTTTACCTCATACATTACGCGCATCTTCTACTCGGTGATCCAGAAGTCTCAGCTGCACATCATTGACGGCCGCGCGCACAGCCTGTTTCTGCCAGCGGAAAACGGTGCAGAAGCCGCCCCGCCCGAACCGGTCCTGGCGCACAGCCCGCCACATCTCCACTTTGAGGCCATCCGCTATGCCTGGGATGCGGAGAAAACGATTCTCGACTCGGTCTCTTTCTCTCTGGCGGCCGGTGAGCAGATAGCCATTTTCGGTGAGTCCGGCGCGGGGAAAAGCACCTTACTGCGGCTGATTGCCGGGCTGTTTTCGCCGCAGGCGGGCACCTGCTATGCCGGTGATATTCCGCTACCTCGCCAGCAGCTGGCGCAGTTTGTCTGCCTGCAAAGCCA
This window harbors:
- a CDS encoding ABC transporter, which gives rise to MLKLLLIRIVFSVRNGVERTAALRSLGSRAAMVILRKILRYGYLPALLAVARALCALRIVGRGWRLQNAVATENYRCLTGQTGQINAAWIAVRRRLLEEAATWGQNPALLQQIQRCARQLDAVVAPLHREKHPIILAPLHSVSDVLAAMVGASVTPGRASVVVSASAARYNRHTRALGGIQLSYCSIHQQNKALAGDLMSLLNDVIDGQQNMIIFPDITPDYTLQAEGALAAKLPCRLFGRAAKLHNGVVRLSAAISAQVVFYHLYYDRGLHIHIHAPVAAKAVPGALPGIIEQTLRTRPQDWLLWHNHSLYFINH
- a CDS encoding peptidase domain-containing ABC transporter, with the protein product MKTTIPDVIFQEETNECGLACVAMLAQTQGHRVSLETLRELFPASDHGTSLDALMKMMARLGVATTPVLFEHAELRDLPLPAILHYGASHFVLLAYRKGNHACVMNPAIGEQWLPLAALKQEISGYALIVDPDTHLTAQIAEPPQSKTPRAPRAMSLKETAAVPGIYRLMMLTFLVSLSLFLMPTMVSNAINQAFSSTGSDTFPYGAFIVAFIVSTLMAMGVRIVSERFIKRFVLINSSLGFSRLLNNPLRFFEKRAPGEIFSRFTAWQSGMLQKIELDNSLRSDWVIAVISLAIMFWIAPLLAAISAVGVTVMGLISIWAVIRDRWYTQQLQLKGAALNDFFMETLQGVLTVKTAGLESQRQIAFAAYSRDLFSCLQRQKIYQQVKEGLYQLTGSIEMVIFMLLVLPMVHSKLISLGDFFAYSFLRQIFTSYITRIFYSVIQKSQLHIIDGRAHSLFLPAENGAEAAPPEPVLAHSPPHLHFEAIRYAWDAEKTILDSVSFSLAAGEQIAIFGESGAGKSTLLRLIAGLFSPQAGTCYAGDIPLPRQQLAQFVCLQSQEDILFNASVRENITLFDAAYRERDQQRIEALLESLALGEAVRGLPGGINALIRESHAALSLGQRQRLLLARAMYSSRPVLLLDEPTANLDDETAAIVMAALHAHCQRHGKSLIVVTHSEQVMSGFHRVYRLAEGHLTPQEPRREA